In the genome of Candidatus Hydrogenedentota bacterium, the window GGAGCTGTCTACATCGCGGAACTGGCTGGACCCCGTGAGCGCGAGGTTCTCAAGCCATTTGTGGAGCTTGTCGCGGCAATACCGTCCGTCGTTCTTGGATTCTTTGGACTTATCGTCGTTGCGCCGGCCCTGCGGAGGCTGTTCGACTTGCCCAGCGGCCTGACTGCTTTAACGGGTGCGTTAGTGCTTGCGCTAATGGCCGTGCCGACGATTGTCACGATATCGGAAGATGCGATTCGAAGCGTTCCCATGTCCTACAAGGAAGCCTCCATGGCCATGGGAGCGAACCGGATGCAGACGATTTGGCGTGTGACCGTGCCCGCAGCGATGTCGGGAATCATCGCCAGCGTTATGTTGGGTATGGGGCGCGTGATTGGAGAGACCATGGCCGTGATCATGCTCACCGGCAACGCCGCCATGACCACGCTCTCGCCCTTGGCGCCGGTGCGCACCATGACCGCGACGATCGCCGCGGAGATGGGGGAGATCGTCTTTGGCAGCGAACATTATCAGGCACTTTTTTGGGTGGGGATTCTGCTCCTGCTCTCGACGTTTCTCCTGAACATCGTGGCCATGCGCGTTCTTAAGAGTTATCAGAGGCTGTAATGCGTACGTCTATTTCCGAAAGCGCGGCTACATGGGGCCTTCGCCTCGTGACGTACTCCATCGTTGCCGTTGTCGGATACATCATCCTCGACATTGTGTGGAAAGGCGCACCCGTGCTGAGCTGGAGTTTCCTGAGTACCGCGCCAACCGCGAATGGCCAAGGCGGTATTTGGCCGGCCATCGTTGGGACCTTTTGGCTGATAACGGGGACCATCCTCGTCGCGTTGCCGCTCGGTATGGCGAGCGCGGTGTACCTCTCAGAGTACTCGAAGCAAGGGCGCTTCACCGCGATGATCCGCCTGGCCATCGTGACCTTGGCGGGGGTGCCTTCAATCGTGTTTGGATTGTTCGGTCTCGGGCTGTTTGTGTTGTTCTTTGGGTTTGGTACAAGCATCTTGGCGGGTAGCCTGACGCTGGCTTGCATGGTTCTTCCAACGATTATCGTATCCAGCGAAGAATCGTTGCGGGCAGTGCCGCAGGCGTTACGCGAGGCTAGCCTCGCGCTCGGAGCGACCAAATGGGAAACCATCCGCAAGAACGTGTTGCCGTACGCGATACCCGGAATGCTCACGGGAAGCATCCTGGGCATCGGGAGAGCGGCGGGAGAAACGGCGCCGATTCTGCTGACGGTCGCCGCGTTCTATCTTCCCAATCTGCCGCGCTCGGTATTCGATCAGGCGCTGGCGCTTCCGTTTCATTTGTATGCGCTGGCGACACAGTTTCCAAATCCGGACCTGGTCAGGCCGACGCAATATGGAACCGCCCTGGTTCTGCTCCTGTTGGTGCTGGGGCTCAACATCGGCGCGATAATTCTTCGCAGCCACTTCAGGAAGCGGTACCGATGGTAGCCGACAGTGTGCAGGTGAAAGAGGCAAATCCTCAGACGAAAGTACAGATACGCAATCTGAACTTCTTCTACGGGAATGTCCAAGCTCTATTTGACGTGACCATGAACATTTATGCCAATCAGGTGACAGCGTTCATTGGTCCGTCCGGGTGCGGCAAATCAACCTTGCTGCGAACGATGAACCGCATGAACGATATCATCGAAGGCGCGCGCCTGGAAGGCGACGTTGTCATCGACGGCCAAGACATCTATCGCAATACGACGAACGTGGTGGCGCTGCGCAAGCGAGTTGGGATGGTATTTCAGAAATCGAATCCATTCCCGAAGTCCATCTTCGAAAACGTCGCGTACGGACCGCGAATTCACGGTACAAAAGACCGCGAGCGGCTCAGCGAGATTGTGGAGAGCAGCCTTGTCCGAGCCGGTTTGTGGGACGAAGTGAAGGATCGCCTGCACCGGAACGCGTTGGGTCTTTCGGGTGGACAGCAACAGCGCTTGTGCATTGCGCGCGCGCTCGCGGTGGACCCCGAAATCCTCCTAATGGACGAACCAGCGTCGGCGCTGGACCCTCGATCTACCGCTCGCATCGAGGATTTGATTGACGAGTTGCGCAACGATTACACGATCGTCATAGTAACGCACAATATGCAGCAAGCGGGGCGTATTTCCGATTACACGGCCTTCTTCTGTGAAGGTAGAATGGTGGAGTTCGGTGCTACCGAGACGATCTTCACGAATCCGCGCGAGCGGGAAACGGAAGACTACATTACCGGCCGGTTTGGCTGAACATTAGGGTACCTTCGTTGGCAATACACATGCAGCGCGAATTCGAAAAGCTCAAGAAGAAATTGCTGGCCTTGAGCGCTCTCGTGGAAGAGAGCGTCGTCAGCGCGGTCAAATCGATCCGCGACCACGACGTGTCTTTGGCGAACCGGGTCATCGAGGGCGACTACGCAATCGACGAGCGGGAAGTGGACATCGAAGAGGAATGCCAGAAGGTCTTGGCGCTGCACCAGCCCGTCGCGCACGATCTGCGGTTCATCATCGCCGTGTTGAAGATCAACAATGAGCTGGAGCGAATTGGCGACGCCAGCGTAAACATCGCGGAACGCTCCCTGTTTCTGGGAAAAGACGAGCGGATTGACATCCCCTTCGATTTCACGGGCATGGCCGAGAAAGCGCATGAGATGCTTCATCGGGCATTGGACGCGCTGGTCAACGAAGACGCGGCGCTGGCCTACGAAGTGATTGCCTCGGACGACGAAGTCGATGCCATTAACCGCGAAATGTATGGCCAGGTCAAGGACGGCATACGGAAACACCCGGAGCAACTGGAGTCTCTGATTCATCTGCTCAGCGTCGCTCGCCACCTGGAACGGATCGGCGACCATGCGTCGAACATTGCCGAGGACGTCATCTACCTCACCAAAGGCGAGATTGTGCGTCACAAGAGCGAAGATTTCACTCAGCGGCAAAATTCGTAATCCCGTGATTCTCAGACCGCTGCCCGAATGTTGCATTCCAAGCGCTTCGGGGCGGAAAATGCTGTCAGATTGTCTCAATGCCGCGATTTCGTGATGCTGCTTATACCACGCTTTCCCTTGCGCATTTGGGGGCGTCCGGGGTGGCGGGTGTCGTTAGCGCGACCGGCCAGATTCCGTTTGCATCGACGATCGGCGCACGGTTCCCTCGATCTGTGACTTGGGCAGGTCCCGGAATCGGTCCTTGTGGGATGGGGGCAGTCTGAGCGTACCAGCACATGGGAACCCGGAATTGGCGCTTTCGTCCATCATATCGCGTTCGCTTGCCCTCAAAGTTCTGAGCCTGTTTCTTGT includes:
- the pstC gene encoding phosphate ABC transporter permease subunit PstC, coding for GAVYIAELAGPREREVLKPFVELVAAIPSVVLGFFGLIVVAPALRRLFDLPSGLTALTGALVLALMAVPTIVTISEDAIRSVPMSYKEASMAMGANRMQTIWRVTVPAAMSGIIASVMLGMGRVIGETMAVIMLTGNAAMTTLSPLAPVRTMTATIAAEMGEIVFGSEHYQALFWVGILLLLSTFLLNIVAMRVLKSYQRL
- the pstA gene encoding phosphate ABC transporter permease PstA, translated to MRTSISESAATWGLRLVTYSIVAVVGYIILDIVWKGAPVLSWSFLSTAPTANGQGGIWPAIVGTFWLITGTILVALPLGMASAVYLSEYSKQGRFTAMIRLAIVTLAGVPSIVFGLFGLGLFVLFFGFGTSILAGSLTLACMVLPTIIVSSEESLRAVPQALREASLALGATKWETIRKNVLPYAIPGMLTGSILGIGRAAGETAPILLTVAAFYLPNLPRSVFDQALALPFHLYALATQFPNPDLVRPTQYGTALVLLLLVLGLNIGAIILRSHFRKRYRW
- the pstB gene encoding phosphate ABC transporter ATP-binding protein PstB, which translates into the protein MVADSVQVKEANPQTKVQIRNLNFFYGNVQALFDVTMNIYANQVTAFIGPSGCGKSTLLRTMNRMNDIIEGARLEGDVVIDGQDIYRNTTNVVALRKRVGMVFQKSNPFPKSIFENVAYGPRIHGTKDRERLSEIVESSLVRAGLWDEVKDRLHRNALGLSGGQQQRLCIARALAVDPEILLMDEPASALDPRSTARIEDLIDELRNDYTIVIVTHNMQQAGRISDYTAFFCEGRMVEFGATETIFTNPRERETEDYITGRFG
- the phoU gene encoding phosphate signaling complex protein PhoU; the protein is MQREFEKLKKKLLALSALVEESVVSAVKSIRDHDVSLANRVIEGDYAIDEREVDIEEECQKVLALHQPVAHDLRFIIAVLKINNELERIGDASVNIAERSLFLGKDERIDIPFDFTGMAEKAHEMLHRALDALVNEDAALAYEVIASDDEVDAINREMYGQVKDGIRKHPEQLESLIHLLSVARHLERIGDHASNIAEDVIYLTKGEIVRHKSEDFTQRQNS